A portion of the Streptomyces sp. YPW6 genome contains these proteins:
- a CDS encoding 2Fe-2S iron-sulfur cluster-binding protein, with product MFHPLRVSAIERITDDAVAVTLSVPTELRETFRHIPGQHLNVRYTVDGQEVRRSYSICAPATEQPGEPVLRVGIRMVEGGAFSTYALKELAVGDQVEAMPPMGRFVLQPRPGLFAAVVGGSGITPVLSMAATLLDREPTAAFCLIRSDRTAASTMFLDEVADLKDRYPDRFQLVTALSREEQSAGLPSGRLDAERLTGLLPAVLPVDEVDGWFLCGPLGLVRGAEQALKALGVDRSRVHQEIFHVDEGPADVTVAKVAAPSDSVLTATLHGRSGSWPVENAESLLEAVLRSRSDAPYACKGGVCGTCRAFLVSGEVRMDRNFALEPEETEAGFVLACQSHPLTQEVELDFDR from the coding sequence ATGTTCCATCCGCTCCGGGTCAGCGCGATCGAACGGATCACGGACGACGCGGTGGCCGTGACCCTCTCCGTGCCGACCGAGCTGCGCGAGACTTTCCGCCACATCCCCGGCCAGCATCTGAACGTGCGCTACACGGTGGACGGCCAGGAGGTCCGCCGGTCGTACTCGATCTGCGCACCGGCCACCGAGCAGCCCGGCGAACCGGTGCTGCGGGTGGGCATCCGCATGGTCGAGGGCGGGGCGTTCTCCACGTACGCCCTGAAGGAACTGGCCGTGGGGGACCAGGTGGAGGCCATGCCTCCGATGGGGCGGTTCGTCCTGCAGCCGCGTCCGGGCCTGTTCGCGGCAGTGGTGGGCGGCAGCGGCATCACCCCGGTGCTGTCGATGGCGGCCACCCTGCTCGACCGGGAGCCGACGGCCGCCTTCTGCCTGATCCGCAGCGACCGCACGGCGGCCTCGACGATGTTCCTCGACGAGGTGGCCGACCTCAAGGACCGCTATCCGGACCGCTTCCAGCTGGTCACCGCGCTCTCCCGGGAGGAGCAGTCGGCCGGACTCCCCTCCGGACGGCTGGACGCCGAACGCCTCACGGGTCTGCTGCCGGCCGTGCTCCCCGTCGACGAGGTCGACGGCTGGTTCCTGTGCGGCCCGCTCGGCCTCGTACGGGGCGCGGAGCAGGCTCTGAAGGCGCTCGGCGTCGACCGCTCCCGGGTCCACCAGGAGATCTTCCACGTCGACGAGGGACCTGCCGATGTGACGGTGGCCAAGGTCGCCGCCCCCTCCGACTCCGTGCTGACCGCCACCCTCCACGGCCGCTCGGGCAGCTGGCCCGTGGAGAACGCGGAATCCCTGCTGGAGGCGGTGCTGCGGAGCCGCTCGGACGCTCCCTACGCGTGCAAGGGCGGGGTCTGCGGGACCTGCCGGGCGTTCCTCGTCTCGGGCGAGGTCCGGATGGACCGCAACTTCGCCCTGGAACCGGAGGAGACGGAGGCGGGATTCGTGTTGGCCTGCCAGTCGCATCCGCTCACACAGGAGGTGGAGCTGGACTTCGACCGCTGA
- a CDS encoding rhodanese-like domain-containing protein, translating into MNFAPLPSVDAAAVPSDGFVLDVRENDEWAAGHVEGALHIPMSDFTGRFGELTEAAEDGRRVHVMCRVGGRSAQVTQYLVQQGIDAVNIDGGMHAWDGAGRPMVTDNGTPAFVL; encoded by the coding sequence ATGAATTTCGCCCCGCTGCCCTCGGTGGACGCCGCGGCGGTGCCGTCGGACGGCTTCGTCCTGGACGTCCGTGAGAACGACGAGTGGGCGGCCGGTCACGTCGAGGGTGCTCTGCACATTCCGATGAGCGACTTCACGGGCCGGTTCGGCGAGCTGACCGAGGCGGCCGAGGACGGTCGGCGCGTGCATGTGATGTGCCGGGTGGGCGGCCGGTCGGCCCAGGTCACCCAGTACCTGGTCCAGCAGGGCATCGACGCGGTCAACATCGACGGCGGCATGCATGCCTGGGACGGCGCTGGCCGTCCGATGGTCACGGACAACGGGACGCCCGCCTTCGTCCTCTGA
- a CDS encoding ScbR family autoregulator-binding transcription factor — protein MAKQARAVQTWRSIVDAAASVFDDYGYERAAISEILRRAKVTKGALYFHFASKEAIAQAIMDEQTSTVEFEQEGSPLQSLVDGGQQFAFALRHNSMARAGTRLSIEGVFLGGPHPWGDWIDATARMLELGQERGEVFPQIDPMVSAKIIVASFTGIQLVSEADSGRADLREQVAEMWRHILPSIAHPGVIAHIKPEGRVDLAAQAREKAEREEQEARMAAEAKDADSDPAADTGARSGGAGLRGGSDRAARTGQPGDEGDEEPAGAGVAAGGGAA, from the coding sequence ATGGCGAAGCAGGCTCGCGCGGTCCAGACGTGGCGGTCGATCGTGGACGCCGCAGCGAGTGTCTTCGACGACTACGGCTACGAGCGTGCCGCCATCTCGGAGATTCTCCGCCGCGCCAAGGTCACCAAGGGGGCCTTGTACTTCCACTTCGCCTCCAAGGAGGCCATCGCACAGGCGATCATGGACGAGCAGACCTCCACGGTCGAGTTCGAGCAGGAGGGATCGCCGCTGCAGTCCCTGGTGGACGGCGGCCAGCAGTTCGCGTTCGCTCTGCGCCACAACTCGATGGCCCGTGCGGGCACCAGGCTCTCCATCGAGGGCGTCTTCCTCGGCGGACCGCATCCGTGGGGCGACTGGATCGACGCGACGGCCCGAATGCTGGAGCTGGGGCAGGAGCGCGGCGAGGTGTTCCCGCAGATCGACCCCATGGTGTCGGCCAAAATCATCGTCGCCTCGTTCACCGGTATCCAGCTGGTGTCGGAGGCCGACTCCGGGCGGGCCGACCTGCGCGAGCAGGTCGCGGAGATGTGGCGCCACATCCTGCCGTCGATCGCCCACCCCGGTGTCATCGCCCACATCAAGCCCGAGGGCCGGGTGGATCTCGCGGCTCAGGCGCGCGAGAAGGCGGAGCGGGAGGAGCAGGAGGCCAGAATGGCCGCGGAGGCCAAGGACGCCGACTCTGATCCTGCGGCGGACACGGGGGCCCGGTCGGGCGGTGCAGGGCTGCGAGGCGGGTCCGATCGTGCCGCGCGGACCGGGCAGCCCGGCGACGAGGGTGACGAGGAGCCCGCGGGCGCGGGGGTGGCGGCGGGCGGAGGCGCTGCCTGA
- the paaD gene encoding 1,2-phenylacetyl-CoA epoxidase subunit PaaD, with amino-acid sequence MVTGTLLEAELRELAGAVPDPELPVLTLAELGVLRDVHVEGPGRVTVRLTPTYTGCPAIEAMSADIERVLHDHGVPEVSVVTVLAPAWSTDDISAEGRRKLAEFGIAPPRAHSTDGGPVPLTLSVRCPHCGSTETELLSRFSSTACKALRRCVACREPFDHFKEL; translated from the coding sequence ATGGTGACCGGCACCCTGCTGGAGGCAGAGCTGCGCGAGCTGGCCGGCGCGGTGCCCGACCCCGAGCTCCCGGTGCTGACCCTGGCCGAGCTGGGCGTCCTGCGGGATGTTCACGTGGAGGGGCCGGGCCGGGTGACCGTGCGGCTCACCCCGACGTACACCGGCTGCCCGGCAATCGAGGCGATGTCCGCCGACATCGAGCGGGTGCTGCACGATCACGGCGTGCCGGAGGTCTCCGTGGTGACGGTCCTGGCACCGGCCTGGTCGACGGACGACATCAGCGCCGAAGGACGCCGCAAGCTCGCGGAGTTCGGCATAGCGCCGCCGCGTGCCCACAGCACCGACGGCGGTCCCGTGCCCCTGACGCTCTCGGTGCGCTGCCCGCACTGCGGGTCCACGGAGACGGAGCTGCTCAGCCGGTTCTCCTCCACGGCGTGCAAGGCCCTGCGCCGCTGCGTCGCCTGCCGTGAACCGTTCGACCACTTCAAGGAGTTGTAG
- a CDS encoding FHA domain-containing protein — protein sequence MSELTLTVMRLGFLAVLWLFVIVAVQVIRSDLFGTRVTQRGSRRTAADTRPQQGRQQQAAPPQQRQQASRQRRGAPTKLVVSEGSLTGTTVALQGQTITLGRAHDSTIVLDDDYASSRHARIYPDRDGQWIVEDLGSTNGTYLERTRLTTPTPVPLGAPIRIGKTVIELRK from the coding sequence ATGTCAGAGCTGACCCTGACGGTCATGCGGCTAGGTTTCCTGGCTGTTCTGTGGCTGTTCGTCATCGTGGCCGTACAGGTCATCCGCAGCGACCTGTTCGGAACGCGCGTCACGCAGCGCGGCTCACGCCGCACTGCCGCCGACACGCGCCCCCAGCAGGGTCGCCAACAACAAGCGGCGCCGCCCCAGCAGCGTCAGCAGGCGAGCCGGCAGCGCCGCGGGGCGCCGACCAAGCTGGTCGTGTCCGAAGGCTCGCTCACGGGCACCACGGTCGCGCTCCAGGGCCAGACCATCACCCTGGGCCGGGCCCACGACTCAACGATCGTGCTGGACGACGACTACGCGTCCAGCAGGCATGCCAGGATCTACCCGGACCGTGACGGCCAGTGGATCGTCGAGGATCTCGGGTCCACCAACGGCACGTATCTGGAACGGACCCGGCTCACCACCCCGACACCAGTTCCGCTGGGCGCTCCGATCCGGATCGGCAAGACCGTCATCGAGCTGCGGAAGTAG
- a CDS encoding FtsW/RodA/SpoVE family cell cycle protein — protein sequence MSVVTNTTTIGAIDAPSRRNTELVLVVFAVAISVFAYANVGLALNGELPSGMLGYGAGLALLGGVAHLAVRRFAKYADPLLLPLATLLNGLGLALIWRLDQSERFQALSTFAPAASKQLLFSAIGVGTLVAVLAILKDHRILQRYTYISMVVALFLLILPMFFPAVNGAKIWIKIPGFGTLQPGEFAKIIITVFFSGYLMVKRDALALASRRFMGLYLPRGRDLGPILAIWAMSILILVFETDLGTSLLFFGMFVVMLYVATERTSWIVFGLLMSAVGAVSVATFEPHVQQRVTAWLDPFAGWGEVAASEQMAKSLMAFGSGGTLGTGLGQGNSDLIGFAANSDFILATVGEELGLAGMMAVLLVYGLIVERGVRTALAARDPFGKLLAIGLSGSFAIQVFVVAGGVMGLIPLTGMTMPFLAAGGSSVLANWALIAILIRISDTARRPAPAPSPSTDAEMTQVVRP from the coding sequence ATGAGCGTTGTCACCAACACGACCACGATCGGCGCGATCGACGCACCGAGCCGCCGCAACACCGAGCTGGTGCTCGTCGTCTTCGCCGTCGCCATCTCGGTGTTCGCCTACGCCAACGTGGGCCTCGCGCTCAACGGCGAACTGCCCTCGGGCATGCTCGGCTACGGAGCGGGGCTCGCGCTCCTCGGCGGTGTCGCCCACCTCGCGGTGCGGAGGTTCGCCAAGTACGCCGATCCGCTGCTGCTGCCGCTGGCGACCCTGCTCAACGGCCTCGGCCTGGCGCTGATCTGGCGCCTGGACCAGTCGGAGCGCTTCCAGGCTCTGTCCACCTTCGCCCCGGCCGCCTCGAAGCAGCTGCTGTTCTCCGCCATCGGCGTGGGCACGCTGGTCGCGGTCCTGGCCATCCTGAAGGACCACCGCATCCTGCAGCGCTACACGTACATCTCCATGGTCGTGGCGCTGTTCCTGCTGATCCTGCCGATGTTCTTCCCCGCCGTGAACGGCGCCAAGATCTGGATCAAGATCCCGGGCTTCGGAACGCTCCAGCCCGGCGAGTTCGCCAAGATCATCATCACCGTGTTCTTCTCGGGCTACCTGATGGTCAAGCGGGACGCGCTGGCCCTGGCCAGCCGCCGCTTCATGGGCCTGTACCTGCCCCGCGGCCGGGACCTCGGCCCGATCCTCGCCATCTGGGCGATGTCGATCCTGATCCTCGTCTTCGAGACCGACCTCGGCACCTCGCTGCTCTTCTTCGGCATGTTCGTCGTCATGCTCTACGTGGCGACCGAGCGCACCAGCTGGATCGTCTTCGGCCTCCTGATGTCGGCGGTCGGCGCGGTCAGCGTCGCCACGTTCGAACCGCACGTCCAGCAGCGCGTGACCGCCTGGCTCGACCCCTTCGCGGGCTGGGGCGAGGTGGCCGCGAGCGAGCAGATGGCGAAGTCCCTGATGGCCTTCGGCTCCGGGGGCACGCTCGGGACCGGGCTCGGACAGGGCAACTCCGACCTGATCGGCTTCGCGGCCAACTCCGACTTCATCCTCGCCACGGTCGGCGAGGAACTCGGTCTCGCCGGGATGATGGCCGTGCTCCTCGTCTACGGACTGATCGTCGAGCGGGGCGTACGCACCGCCCTGGCGGCCCGCGACCCGTTCGGCAAGCTGCTCGCGATCGGCCTGTCCGGCTCGTTCGCCATCCAGGTCTTCGTCGTCGCCGGCGGGGTGATGGGCCTCATCCCGCTCACCGGTATGACGATGCCGTTCCTGGCCGCAGGTGGTTCCTCCGTGCTCGCGAACTGGGCGCTGATCGCCATTCTGATCAGAATCAGTGATACGGCCCGCCGCCCGGCTCCGGCCCCCTCCCCCTCGACGGACGCCGAGATGACCCAGGTGGTCCGACCGTGA
- a CDS encoding DUF2252 domain-containing protein, which yields MGVTGTTMPEQQAEKPDPRIPVVPGFARRGAARSPKAEGKALRDRVPRSSHASLVLPPGRPDAVRAVEESNRGRVPGLTPIRVGRMAATPFAFLRGAAGLMAHDLVGSPVTGVGAQLCGDAHAANFGLYGDARGSLVIDLNDFDETVFGPWEWDLKRLATSLVLAGRAAGADEDTCRRGAYDAVGAYRRTMRLLARLPALDAWNAIADEELVSHTDARDLVGTLERVSEKARRNTSARFAARSTEECPDGGRRFVDARPVLRRVPDAEAARVAACLGGYLTTVSEDRVPLLARYTIHDVAFRVVGTGSVGTRSYVVLLLDHRGEPLVLQVKEARPSVLSPYLPAVGFDVPEVPHEGRRVVLGQKRMQVVSDILLGWADVDGRQFQVRQFRNRKGSVDPAALAADQVDDYGRMTGALLARAHAHSADPRLLAGYCGKNDELDEAVAAFAVTYADRTEADHAELLRGIKAGRLAAEFGV from the coding sequence ATGGGCGTGACGGGGACCACGATGCCTGAACAGCAGGCCGAGAAGCCGGATCCGCGTATTCCTGTCGTACCCGGGTTCGCCCGGCGGGGAGCCGCGCGTTCACCGAAGGCGGAGGGCAAGGCGCTCCGTGACCGGGTGCCGCGGTCCTCGCACGCCTCGCTGGTCCTTCCGCCGGGACGACCGGACGCGGTGCGGGCCGTCGAGGAGTCGAACCGGGGCCGCGTGCCGGGTCTGACGCCGATACGGGTGGGACGGATGGCGGCCACCCCCTTCGCCTTCCTCCGGGGGGCGGCCGGGCTGATGGCCCACGACCTGGTGGGAAGCCCGGTCACCGGTGTGGGCGCCCAGCTCTGCGGCGACGCGCACGCGGCCAACTTCGGTCTCTACGGCGATGCCCGGGGCAGCCTGGTCATCGACCTGAACGACTTCGACGAGACCGTCTTCGGGCCGTGGGAGTGGGACCTCAAGCGGCTCGCCACCTCCTTGGTGCTCGCGGGCCGGGCCGCCGGTGCCGACGAGGACACCTGCCGCCGGGGCGCGTACGACGCCGTCGGCGCCTACCGCCGGACGATGCGGCTGCTGGCCCGGCTGCCCGCGCTCGACGCCTGGAACGCGATCGCGGACGAGGAACTGGTCTCGCACACCGACGCGCGCGACCTGGTCGGCACCCTGGAGCGGGTCTCGGAGAAGGCCCGCAGGAACACCAGCGCCCGTTTCGCGGCCCGGTCTACCGAGGAGTGCCCCGACGGCGGCCGGCGCTTCGTCGACGCCCGGCCGGTACTGCGCCGGGTGCCCGACGCCGAGGCCGCTCGCGTGGCCGCCTGTCTCGGCGGCTATCTCACCACCGTCTCCGAGGACCGGGTGCCGCTGCTGGCCCGGTACACGATCCACGACGTGGCGTTCCGGGTGGTCGGCACCGGCAGCGTGGGGACCCGGTCGTACGTGGTGCTGCTGCTCGACCACCGGGGCGAACCCCTGGTGCTCCAGGTGAAGGAGGCCCGGCCCTCGGTGCTCTCCCCCTACCTGCCCGCGGTCGGTTTCGACGTACCGGAGGTGCCGCACGAGGGCCGCAGGGTGGTGCTCGGGCAGAAGCGGATGCAGGTCGTCAGCGACATCCTGCTCGGCTGGGCGGATGTCGACGGGCGGCAGTTCCAGGTCCGGCAGTTCCGGAACCGCAAGGGCAGCGTGGACCCCGCCGCGCTCGCCGCCGACCAGGTCGACGACTACGGCCGGATGACCGGCGCGCTGCTCGCCCGCGCGCACGCCCACAGCGCCGACCCGCGCCTGCTCGCGGGCTACTGCGGCAAGAACGACGAACTCGACGAGGCGGTGGCCGCCTTCGCGGTGACGTACGCCGACCGTACGGAAGCGGATCACGCCGAGCTGCTGCGGGGGATCAAGGCGGGCAGACTGGCCGCCGAGTTCGGTGTCTGA
- a CDS encoding DUF3662 and FHA domain-containing protein, protein MGVMKRFEQRLEGLVNGTFAKVFKSEVQPVEIAGALQRECDNNATIWNRERTVVPNDFIVELSTPDYERLSPYSGQLGDELSGLVRDYAKQQRYTFMGPIKVHLEKADDLDTGLYRVRSRTLASSTSQQDPPAHSHQTPAGRPGAPQAPGGYGYPPSAAPPMPAAPPPGAGRPSAPTSDRRPPAASGPGPDARTRRWIEINGTRHQISRPTLVMGRSTDADVRIDDPGVSRRHCEIRTGTPSTIQDLGSTNGIVVDGQHTTRATLRDGSRIVVGSTTIVYRQAEG, encoded by the coding sequence ATGGGGGTCATGAAGCGTTTCGAGCAGCGCCTCGAGGGGCTGGTCAACGGCACCTTCGCCAAGGTCTTCAAGTCCGAGGTGCAGCCTGTCGAGATCGCCGGCGCTCTCCAGCGCGAGTGCGACAACAACGCGACGATCTGGAACCGCGAGCGGACCGTCGTCCCCAACGACTTCATCGTCGAGCTCTCCACCCCTGACTACGAGCGGCTCAGCCCGTACTCGGGTCAGCTGGGCGACGAGCTCTCCGGCCTGGTGCGCGACTACGCCAAGCAGCAGCGCTACACCTTCATGGGCCCGATCAAGGTCCACCTGGAGAAGGCCGACGACCTCGACACCGGTCTCTACCGGGTCCGCAGCCGCACCCTGGCGTCCAGTACGTCACAGCAGGACCCGCCGGCCCACTCCCACCAGACCCCGGCCGGACGGCCCGGCGCCCCGCAGGCTCCCGGCGGCTACGGCTACCCCCCGAGCGCCGCTCCGCCGATGCCCGCGGCCCCGCCGCCCGGCGCCGGACGGCCCTCGGCCCCCACGAGCGACCGGCGCCCGCCGGCGGCGTCCGGCCCCGGCCCGGACGCCCGGACGCGGCGCTGGATCGAGATCAACGGCACCCGCCATCAGATTTCCCGCCCGACGTTGGTGATGGGACGATCCACCGACGCCGACGTGCGGATCGACGACCCCGGCGTATCGCGCCGGCACTGTGAGATCCGGACCGGAACGCCCTCGACGATCCAGGATCTCGGATCTACCAACGGCATCGTGGTAGACGGGCAGCACACCACCCGCGCTACGCTCCGCGACGGCTCGCGGATCGTCGTGGGCAGCACCACCATCGTTTACCGGCAAGCCGAAGGGTGA
- a CDS encoding PP2C family serine/threonine-protein phosphatase produces the protein MSLSLRFAAGSHKGMIREGNEDSGYAGPRLLAIADGMGGQAAGEVASSEVISTLVPLDDDVPGSDLLTSLGSAVQQANDQLRVMVEEDPQLEGMGTTLTALLWTGQRLGLVHVGDSRAYLLRDGVLTQITQDHTWVQRLVDEGRITEEEATTHPQRSLLMRALGSGDHVEPDLSIREVRAGDRYLICSDGLSGVVSHQTMEETLASYQGPQETIQELIQLALRGGGPDNITCIVADVLDVDNNDTLAGQLNDTPVVVGAVAENQAQLGDGGAMQTPAGRAAGLGRPVPPPSGGFGPPGSGDTGYDGMPDGSYDSYADDDFVKPRGGRRWLKRSVYIVLALAVIGGGLYGGYRWTQTQYYVGAKDEHVALFQGISQDLAWISLSKVEKNHPEIELKYLPPYQRKQVESTIAEGNITDARDKIAELAAQASACKKDAQRRAAEAETRARTGEGEAGGTAGAPANTTSATSSVQETKPTTAPTPGPSLSEEEKKLVPQCGKQ, from the coding sequence ATGAGTCTGTCGCTGCGCTTCGCCGCCGGGTCGCACAAGGGCATGATCCGGGAGGGCAACGAGGACTCCGGCTACGCCGGTCCCCGGCTCCTCGCCATCGCCGACGGCATGGGCGGTCAGGCGGCCGGCGAGGTGGCCAGCTCCGAGGTGATCTCCACCCTCGTCCCGCTCGACGACGACGTACCGGGATCCGACCTCCTGACCTCGCTCGGCTCCGCCGTGCAGCAGGCCAACGACCAGCTGCGCGTCATGGTCGAGGAGGACCCCCAGCTGGAGGGCATGGGCACCACGCTCACCGCCCTGCTCTGGACCGGTCAGCGCCTCGGCCTCGTGCACGTCGGCGACTCCCGCGCGTATCTGCTGCGCGACGGCGTCCTGACCCAGATCACCCAGGACCACACCTGGGTGCAGCGCCTCGTCGACGAGGGCCGCATCACCGAGGAAGAGGCCACCACCCACCCGCAGCGCTCCCTGCTGATGCGCGCGCTGGGCAGCGGCGACCATGTCGAGCCGGACCTCTCCATCCGCGAAGTCCGGGCCGGCGACCGCTATCTGATCTGCTCCGACGGCCTGTCCGGCGTGGTCTCGCACCAGACGATGGAAGAGACCCTCGCCAGCTACCAGGGCCCGCAGGAGACCATCCAGGAGCTGATCCAGCTCGCCCTGCGCGGCGGCGGCCCCGACAACATCACCTGCATCGTCGCCGACGTCCTGGACGTCGACAACAACGACACCCTGGCCGGGCAGCTCAACGACACCCCGGTCGTCGTCGGCGCGGTCGCGGAGAACCAGGCCCAGCTGGGCGACGGCGGGGCCATGCAGACGCCCGCCGGACGCGCCGCGGGCCTCGGCCGCCCCGTGCCCCCGCCCTCCGGCGGCTTCGGCCCGCCCGGCAGCGGCGACACCGGCTACGACGGCATGCCGGACGGCTCGTACGACTCCTACGCGGACGACGACTTCGTCAAACCGCGTGGCGGCCGTAGATGGCTGAAGCGTTCCGTCTACATCGTGCTGGCGCTGGCCGTGATCGGCGGCGGTCTGTACGGCGGCTACCGCTGGACGCAGACGCAGTACTACGTCGGGGCGAAGGACGAACACGTCGCGCTGTTCCAGGGCATCAGCCAGGACCTCGCGTGGATCTCGCTCTCGAAGGTCGAGAAGAACCACCCCGAGATCGAGCTCAAGTACCTGCCGCCGTACCAGCGCAAGCAGGTCGAGTCGACGATCGCCGAGGGCAACATCACCGACGCCCGCGACAAGATCGCCGAGCTGGCCGCCCAGGCATCGGCCTGCAAGAAGGACGCGCAGCGCCGCGCGGCCGAGGCCGAGACCCGGGCCCGTACGGGCGAGGGCGAGGCCGGCGGCACCGCCGGGGCCCCCGCCAACACGACTTCCGCCACGTCCTCCGTCCAGGAGACCAAGCCGACCACCGCTCCCACTCCCGGCCCCAGCCTCTCGGAGGAAGAGAAGAAGCTGGTCCCGCAGTGCGGTAAGCAGTAA
- a CDS encoding acyl-CoA dehydrogenase family protein: protein MDFTFTEEQQAAVEAARAVFSDVTPDRAPSPSLTRGAVAEDIDRRLWHELARTDLLGLTLSPDHGGAGLDPIALCLVLRESARVLARVPLLESCAVATALQRYGDRALAAELLPRAGRGELILTVGANGRTGHDPAELAVSARPYGDEDGDGDGRDDGPDGGASGWVLDGVQTAVPWAQVADWIAVPAHTAGGRPVLALVPRTRDGVTLADQVSTNGERLAEVRLEAVRVESRELIAAAGCWDWLRSLLTTGTCALALGLGERVLAMTADYTGKREQFGFPVATFQAVAVQAADRYIDLRAMEATLWQAAWRISTGSGGPLPAAGDVAVAKIWASDGVRRVVQTAQHLHGGFGADTDYPLHRYHAWAKQIELSLGPAAAHEEALGDLLAAHPLG, encoded by the coding sequence GTGGACTTCACCTTCACCGAGGAACAGCAGGCTGCTGTGGAGGCGGCCAGGGCTGTCTTCTCAGATGTCACACCCGACCGCGCACCCAGCCCGTCCCTGACCCGGGGTGCCGTGGCGGAGGACATCGACCGGCGGCTGTGGCACGAGCTGGCGCGCACGGATCTGCTCGGGCTCACACTCTCGCCGGACCACGGGGGCGCGGGACTGGACCCGATCGCGCTCTGCCTGGTCCTGCGGGAGTCGGCCAGGGTGCTGGCCAGAGTTCCCTTGCTGGAGAGCTGTGCGGTGGCGACGGCCCTCCAGCGGTACGGCGATCGCGCCCTCGCGGCGGAACTGCTGCCCCGGGCGGGCCGGGGTGAGCTGATCCTGACCGTCGGCGCCAACGGACGCACCGGCCACGACCCGGCCGAACTCGCCGTCTCCGCACGGCCTTACGGAGACGAAGACGGCGACGGCGACGGAAGGGACGACGGTCCGGACGGCGGGGCCTCCGGCTGGGTGCTCGACGGGGTGCAGACCGCGGTCCCGTGGGCCCAGGTGGCCGACTGGATCGCCGTGCCCGCACACACCGCGGGGGGCCGCCCGGTCCTGGCCCTCGTGCCCCGCACCCGCGACGGCGTCACCCTGGCGGATCAGGTCTCCACGAACGGTGAGCGCCTGGCCGAGGTACGGCTGGAGGCGGTGCGCGTGGAATCACGCGAGCTGATCGCGGCTGCGGGCTGCTGGGACTGGCTGCGGTCCCTGCTCACCACGGGGACGTGCGCCCTGGCGCTCGGGCTGGGCGAGCGGGTGCTGGCGATGACCGCCGATTACACCGGCAAGCGCGAGCAGTTCGGGTTTCCGGTAGCGACGTTCCAGGCGGTGGCGGTCCAGGCCGCCGACCGGTACATCGATCTACGGGCGATGGAGGCGACCCTCTGGCAGGCGGCCTGGCGGATCTCCACCGGCTCCGGGGGCCCGCTCCCGGCGGCGGGTGATGTCGCCGTGGCGAAGATCTGGGCCTCCGACGGGGTACGCCGCGTCGTGCAGACCGCACAGCACCTGCACGGCGGCTTCGGCGCGGACACCGATTACCCGCTGCACCGCTACCACGCCTGGGCGAAGCAGATCGAACTCTCCCTCGGCCCGGCAGCGGCCCACGAGGAGGCGCTGGGAGACCTGCTGGCCGCCCACCCACTCGGCTGA
- the paaC gene encoding 1,2-phenylacetyl-CoA epoxidase subunit PaaC, with translation MSAALALGDDALVLSHRLGEWAGHAPVLEEEVALANIALDLLGQARVLLSLVGDEDELAYLREERAFRNLQLVEQPNGDFAHTIARQLYFSVYQHLLYERLAAGESEFAGLAAKAVKEVAYHRDHAEQWVLRLGDGTEESHRRMQSGLDALWRFTGEMFQPVEGLDSPESGVDRQALQSSWLAAVTDVVERATLDLPSGPQTGGWAAGAGRQGLHTEPFGRMIAEMQHLHRSHPGASW, from the coding sequence GTGAGCGCCGCACTCGCCCTCGGCGACGACGCGCTGGTGCTCTCGCACCGGCTGGGGGAGTGGGCCGGTCACGCCCCTGTCCTGGAGGAGGAGGTGGCGCTCGCCAACATCGCCCTGGACCTGCTGGGGCAGGCACGGGTGCTGCTCTCGCTCGTCGGCGACGAGGACGAGCTGGCCTACCTCCGCGAGGAGCGCGCCTTCCGCAACCTCCAGCTGGTCGAGCAGCCGAACGGGGACTTCGCCCACACCATCGCCCGGCAGCTCTACTTCTCGGTGTATCAGCACCTGCTGTACGAGCGACTGGCTGCCGGTGAGAGCGAGTTCGCCGGTCTGGCGGCCAAGGCCGTGAAGGAGGTGGCCTACCACCGTGACCACGCCGAGCAGTGGGTCCTGAGGCTCGGGGACGGCACGGAGGAGAGCCACCGCCGGATGCAGAGCGGGCTGGACGCGCTGTGGCGGTTCACCGGTGAGATGTTCCAGCCGGTCGAAGGGCTCGATTCCCCGGAGTCCGGTGTCGACCGGCAGGCACTCCAGAGCAGCTGGCTCGCCGCCGTCACCGACGTCGTCGAGCGCGCCACGCTGGATCTCCCCTCGGGCCCGCAGACCGGGGGCTGGGCGGCGGGCGCGGGCCGGCAGGGCCTGCACACCGAACCGTTCGGCCGCATGATCGCCGAGATGCAGCACCTGCACCGCAGTCACCCGGGGGCGTCATGGTGA